CCGCATCACCTCCGGCGGCCGCCGCGTGAACCTCTCCCGCGAGATGGAGGTCCTCGGTCACTACAGGGACGCGCTCGGCAAGCCCGGCACGGCGCTCGCGATGACGCTCCTGGAACTGTGCCGCGGCCGCGTCTGACCGCGCCCGCGTCTGACCGAGAACGTGTCTGACAGCGCCCGCCCCACGGCCCCGGCGGCTGCGGATCTGAGTTCGGATCCGCTCTCACCCGTACGGCGCGTGACCGGTCGCGGAGAGGCTTCGTTGGTCTCAATGTCCGTGTCAGCCAGGTGCGGGCCCGCAAGAACCACGCGTGGCTCCGCTGGAGCGATGAGGTGCAGGGATCGCTCCCTGCACCGTGGGACCTCGCTCCAGCGACGTGACCGGACGGCAGGGGACAGCAGCCCGGTCACCCAAGAGAACGGTCGGCTTCGGGGACGCCCGGAGCCGGCCGGCCTCCGTCCCGGCTCCCGGGCCGAATCCCCGGCCTTCCCCCCTCAGATGCGGTCCAAACGGTTGCGCAGTGAACAACCCATCCAGCACGATGCGTAGAAGGACGGGCAGCGAGTCCCGCCGCCCACAATTTCATTGCCAATGGTCGATACCACGCGAGCGCCCCTCGTGCGCCGGGTCGGCCACCGGCTCCTCGACCAGAGCGGCGCACTCCCCCCCTGCGCCGTCCCGAGGCATCGACGCGGCCCTGACGTCGTTGCCGACAGCCAAGGGCCCCGCGGATCCGTCCCGCGGGGCCCTTCGCTCTTCCGGCTTCCGGCTTCCGGCTTCCGGCGGCCGACGCCGACCACGCGCCCTCCGCCGGTATCGCCTACGCCGCCTGCTTCGCCTTCTCCACCTTCTTCACCTGCGCCTCGACGACCTCCGCCGGTACGCCGAACTTCTTCGGCTTGAGCAGATTGATCGAGTAGAAGGCCGCGAGCGTCGAACCGCTGCGGACGACGGTGAAGCTCATCGGTGTCTTCTGGCCCTCGATGAGGCCCACGACCTTGTACGAGACCGCCTCGTCGCCCGCCTTCGGCGTGGGCAGCGCGGCGACGTCCCGATACTTGGAGTCCGCGTGCTCGTAGGCGGTGCAGTTCTTCGTGGCCGTCCGCAGGTCGTCCATGACCTTCTCCGCGTCGGGCTGCTCGTGCGCGAGCAGCGCGAGCGAGATGACCGTGGCGTCCAGCTCGTCGGGGCCGGTCATGATCCTGCCGACGCGGGCCTTCGCCGACGGCTGGGTCGCGAACATGAACATGTCGGCGAACGGCTGGCAGGCGGCCGGGTCCGCGGGCACGGTCTGCGAGGGCATGTCCTCCGCGGACATCTTCTCGACCTTGTAACCCTTGAGATCGCCCTTGGCGAGCACCGCCTTCTCCAGGTCGGCGGCGGACAACGCGGTCGACTTCTTCTCGGCCGGCTTCTGCTTGGCCTGCTGCCCGGACTGCTTCTTGTCGCCGGAGCCGCTGCCGCTACCACTACCGCTGCCGTTGTCGCCGCTGCCCTTGTCGCTGCCGCACGCTGCGGTCAGGCCCAGCGCGACCATGACGGACGCGGCCACGACGGCCCGAGACACAGATGACTTCACGTTTCCTACCTTCACGTGTCACGGCGCGGGCGACGGCCCGCGCCGAGGCGACATGAAAGCGGTAAACACACGCCGCTCACCAGCGTTTTCCGTAACGATCAGAAACCGCCGAAAAGGTTGTACGCGGCGCGTGTGACATTGTGAAAGCGGCCGAGGCCGGCACAGGCCCTAGACCTTGCCGAGTTGGACGTCGACGATGTCGGGCGCCACCTTCGGGTCCTGGTCCGCCGTCGGCGTCCCGATGCCGCCGGTGCCGTCCTTCTCGGCGTCCCTGTCGCGCTGGACGCCTTCGGGGTCGTAGAGGTTCGACGCGTCGAAAACGGCGAGCGTCGCGCCGGTGCGCACGACCGTGACGCTCTCCCGCATCACGTACTCGCCCTTGCGGTGGGCGATCTTGTACGAGACGGCCTCGTCGCCCTTGTGCGGTGCGGGGAGCGACCGTACGCCGATGTAGCGCTGCTCCCCGGCCCGGAAGGCCGAGCACTTCTTCGACCGCGTCGCCGTGCGCAGGTCGGTCATCGTGCGCTCGGCGTCCGACGCGGCGAGGGAGGACAGACCGACGCGGGTCGTCGTGAAGTCCTTGTCGTCGGTCGGGGTCAGGATGCGGCTGACATGGCCAGTGGCCTTCCCCTCAGCGCTTTCGGCGCCTTGGGCCTTCTCCGCGGCGCCTTGGGTCTTCCCCACCGTGCGTACGTCGAGCATCGCCGCGAGCGGGGCGCACTCCGCCGGGGAGGGCTTGCCCACGGGCGGCGCGGCGGCGGAGGAATCGGACCCGGATCCGGACTCGGACCCTGCCCCGGACTCGTCCGGCTTCTCGACCTTGTAGCCCTTCACGTCCCCCGCGGCCAGGGCCGCCTTCTCCAGCTTCGACGGGCCCGCACTCGCGGGCGGCTTCGCGCCCTTGTCGGCGTCGCCGCCACCGTCACCACTGCTGCAGGCCGCACTCACTCCGAGTGCGACCACGACCGATACGGCCGCCACGACGCGCGACACCGATGGCTTCACGTTCTGACTCCCCCGACGGCTTTCCGCCCTGTATCCGGAACTACGACTACATCTACGACGGAGGAAGATCGAATCTGGTTCCGCTGCTCACCGGGTGACGTGCCGTCGGCTCACCAGCCCCAGAACCAGAAGCGGAACGGGCTGAGCAGGACGATCGCGAGGGCCATGCCGCCGAGGACGATCACCACGCTCCACACACGACGGCTGCGCTCGGACCTGCCGCCGCGCCCCCCGGTCGAGCCCGTCGGCATCGCCCGCCAGTCGTCCGGGCGCCACCGCGCGGACTCGGCCTCGCGCTTCGCGCGCCTGCGCCGGAACCGGCCCGCCTCCTCGACGCGTTGGCGCGCCGCCTCCTCGTCCAGGCGCCGCAGCCGCTCCGCCACCATGCGCGCCCGCGCGGACGGCTCCTTCGGCGCCGACGAGCGGATCTCCCGCTCGCTGTCCTTCTCGAATCTCTCCCACACCTCGTCGGGTATGGCCACGCTGTCCCCTCCCCTGTTCCCCGGGCGCCCTGTCAGGTGCCCTGCGAGCGGGGGAAGTTCTAGCACGAGCCACTGACAACGGGCCTGTGAGGCACACCACATAAGAATTCTGTGAAAGCGAGGACAACCATTCACAGGCGTCACAGGTCATCCATGCAGCAACAAGAGTCAGTGCCAAGTCAGTACCAACAGTGAGCAAGTACCAAGAGCCACCCCGCGTCTCCGACTTCTGAGGTCTTCATGAAGCTTCGTCGTGCCATGGCTGCCGCGGCCGCTACGGCTGCCATAGCCCCGATCGCGCTGCTGTCGGCCCCGGCCGTTTCCGCGGCCGAGGGCACGTCCACTCCGCCCGCCCCGGCCGCGGGAGCGCCGACGGAGTCCGCCACGGCGACCCCGCCCGTGACGCCGCCCGCGCAGACGGCCGAACCGGACAAGACGCCCGGCAAGCCGACCCCGCCGACGGAGCCCCCGGCCCCCGAGAAGAAGCGCTCGGACGAGGTGAAGACCCCGAAGACGCCGGAGGTCCCCGAGGTCCCGGACGAGGCCGCCGAGGAAGCGCCCGCCACGTGCGAATCCGACGACGGCAGCACGGACCCCGACTCCGTGCTGGAGGTCGACTTCGTCGGACTGCCCAAGAAGATCGTCGCGGGCAGCGGCTGGCACCGGTTCAAGCTCAGCGCCGAGAACCCGACGGACGAGCCGCTCGGTGACGTGCACTGGACCGCGTTCGTGAACAACCTCGGCGCCGACGCGAAGAAGAAGGACGGGCTGCGGTACTTCACCGAGGTGCAGTACCAGGACCCCGAGACCAAGGAGTGGACGACGGTCGAGAGCCCGCTCAACGACGGTCTCGCCTACGGCGACGTCGAGCTGGACGCCGAGGACAGCGTCGACGTCAAGCTGCGGGCCAAGGTCGACGCCAAGGCCCCGGCCGTCGACGGATACGTGGAGGGCCTCGGCTCCTACGTCGACTCCGAGCTCGACTGCACGCACACGTCGTCCAAGTACCGGCCGCTCACCATCGTGAAGGCCGGCGACGAGACCGCCAAGCCTTCGCCGAAGCCGTCCTCGTCCCCGTCGAAGACGGCGCAGGCCGCGCCCTCGCCGCAGGGCAGTGCTTCGGAGGCCCCGGCTCCGGCCACCGGCAGCCTCGCCGAGACCGGCTCCAGCTCGATGCTGCCGACCGTCGGTGTCATCGGCGGTATCGCCGTCGTCGCCGGTGCGGGCGTCGTGTTCGCCGTACGCCGCCAGAAGGCGGACGGCACGGCCTGAGCCGACCAGGCCACATCGGCCACCTGATCACGCGGAAGGACCTGCGCTCGGAGGGGGGTGCAGGTCCTTACGTGTGTCCGCACGTGTGTCCGCACGTGCCTCCGCGCGGCTCAACGGTCCGCCGACGCCTACTTCTTGGCCGGCACCGTCGGCATCCCCAGGAACGGCAGCCTCAGCGCGCCGAACGCGTCCGCCGGGACCGCCGGGGTCTTCGGTTCGACGGCCGCGAGCCGCACGTACCGCGCGCCCTGCGCCGGACGCGGGTCCTCCCCTCCCTTGTTGGGCCAGAACGACATGGCGCGCTCGGCCTGCGCGGTGATCGTCAGGGACGGGTTCACGCCCAGGTTCGCCGAGACCGCGGCGCCGTCGACGACCGAGATGCCGGGGTGGCCGTAGAGCCGGTGGTACGGGTCGATGACGCCGGTTCGCGCGGAGTCGCCGATCGGGCAGCCGCCGAGGAAGTGCGCGGTCAGCGGGGTGCCCATGAGCTCGCCGACGTTCGATCCGGGGAAGCCGTTGATCTCCTGCGAGAGGAGCGAGGCAGCGCGGGTGGCCTCGGGGATCTGGTCGGGGTTGGGCGCGCCGTGGCCCTGCCGGGCGGTGAGCAGCCCCTTTCCGACGCCCTTCTCCTTGCGGTACGTGGTCAGGGAGTTGTCGAGCGACTGCATGACCAGGCCGATGATGGTCCGCTCCGACCAGTGCCGGTTGGAGAGCGAGCGGACCATCAGCCACGGGTGGCGTGCCACGTTGCCGAGCCAGCCCGCGACCCGCGCCTTGCCGCCCCGCACGCTGTACGGGACCTGGAGCACCGTGAGGCTGCCCATGGCGTTGGACTTCTTGCCGTAGCGGACGGGCTCGATGTGGGTGGTGTCGTTCGGGTGGATCGACGAGGTGATCGCGACGCCCTTGGTGAAGTCGGCACGCTCCACTCCGTGCTTCTTGCGGTAGCGGCGGTCGGTGGTCTGGGCGCCCACGAGCGCCTCGGAGTTGGTGCGGGTGAGGCTGCCGAGGCGTGCGGAGATGTGCGGCAGCAGGCCGGTGTCCTTCATGCGGTGCAGGAGCGTCTGCGTGCCGTACGTACCGGCGGCCACGACGACCTTGCGGGCCGTGAACGTACGCCCCTGGCCCTTGCGCTTCTTGTCGGTCGGCAGGGTCGCGACGGCGAAGCCGCCCCGGGAGTCCTCGGTGACGGCGACGACCGACGTCATCGGGTGGACGACCGCGCCGGCCTTCTCCGCCAGGTACAGGTAGTTCTCGTTCAGGGTGTTCTTCGCGCCGTGGCGGCAGCCGGTCATGCACTCCCCGCACTCGGTGCAGCCCCTGCGGGAGGGGCCCGCACCACCGAAGTAGGGGTCGGGAACTTCCGCGCCGGGCTTGGACGTTGAAGAACCGTCCGCGTCCTTCTCGTCGCCGAAGAAGACGCCGACGGGTGCCATGTGGAAGCTGTCGCCGACCCCCAGCGCCTGGGCGGTGGCCTTCAGATGGACGTCCGACGGTGTCATCGTCGGGTTGAGCCGCACCCCGAGCATGCGCTTGGCCTGCTCGTAGTAGGGGCGCAGCTCGTCCTGCCAGTCCGTGATGTCCTTCCACTGCGCGTCCTTGAAGAACGGCTCCGGAGGTACGTAGAGGGTGTTGGCGTAGTTCAGCGAGCCGCCGCCGACCCCTGCGCCCGCGAGGACCATCACGTTGCCGAGCAGGTGGATGCGCTGGATGCCGAAGAGGCCGAGCGCGGGCGCCCACAAGTAGTTCTTCAGGTCCCAGGAGTTCTTGGGCAGTGTCGCGCGCGTGAAGCGGCGGCCCGCCTCCAGTACGCCGACGCGGTAGCCCTTCTCCGTCAGACGCAGCGCGGACACGGCCCCGCCGAAGCCGCTGCCTATGACGACGACGTCGTAGTCATACCCGTCGTACCCGTCGTGCGCGGCGTGCCCGTC
The window above is part of the Streptomyces venezuelae genome. Proteins encoded here:
- a CDS encoding GMC family oxidoreductase → MSQESSAQNLDPVGEDAAHDGHAAHDGYDGYDYDVVVIGSGFGGAVSALRLTEKGYRVGVLEAGRRFTRATLPKNSWDLKNYLWAPALGLFGIQRIHLLGNVMVLAGAGVGGGSLNYANTLYVPPEPFFKDAQWKDITDWQDELRPYYEQAKRMLGVRLNPTMTPSDVHLKATAQALGVGDSFHMAPVGVFFGDEKDADGSSTSKPGAEVPDPYFGGAGPSRRGCTECGECMTGCRHGAKNTLNENYLYLAEKAGAVVHPMTSVVAVTEDSRGGFAVATLPTDKKRKGQGRTFTARKVVVAAGTYGTQTLLHRMKDTGLLPHISARLGSLTRTNSEALVGAQTTDRRYRKKHGVERADFTKGVAITSSIHPNDTTHIEPVRYGKKSNAMGSLTVLQVPYSVRGGKARVAGWLGNVARHPWLMVRSLSNRHWSERTIIGLVMQSLDNSLTTYRKEKGVGKGLLTARQGHGAPNPDQIPEATRAASLLSQEINGFPGSNVGELMGTPLTAHFLGGCPIGDSARTGVIDPYHRLYGHPGISVVDGAAVSANLGVNPSLTITAQAERAMSFWPNKGGEDPRPAQGARYVRLAAVEPKTPAVPADAFGALRLPFLGMPTVPAKK